Proteins from a genomic interval of Debaryomyces hansenii CBS767 chromosome E complete sequence:
- a CDS encoding DEHA2E21472p (weakly similar to CA2246|IPF7405 Candida albicans IPF7405 unknown function), which translates to MTEPCPAVKLTESTPKNEAEEYFDQYQKTKADSSATVGNEDGTISQEPKATQDMQLDVPQKKERNNNSDDDDDDDDDSSDVTSATISEQGSGYERNSNECTECAIDLIGCFGLFDSCCPSTGEGFITNLGVFCGNIIVGCCKC; encoded by the coding sequence ATGACAGAACCATGCCCAGCAGTAAAATTGACGGAATCTACTCCAAAAAATGAAgcagaagaatattttgaccAATACCAAAAGACTAAAGCAGACTCGTCGGCTACCGTAGGAAACGAAGATGGAACGATATCACAAGAACCAAAAGCAACACAAGACATGCAGTTGGATGTCCCgcaaaagaaagaaagaaataataatagtgatgatgatgatgatgatgatgatgacagTTCAGATGTCACCAGCGCCACAATAAGTGAACAAGGAAGCGGATATGAAAGAAACTCCAACGAATGCACAGAGTGCGCTATTGACTTAATTGGTTGTTTCGGATTATTCGACTCATGTTGCCCATCCACTGGTGAGGGTTTCATCACCAATCTCGGGGTATTCTGTGGTAACATCATTGTTGGATGTTGTAAATGTTAG